The following are encoded in a window of Pseudomonas graminis genomic DNA:
- a CDS encoding MFS transporter gives MLAALRHYPASVNLLLSSSLFLTLGRAITLPYLVIYLSSNFVLSMSDIGLVVGGALIVGSLLSLYGGYLTDKLSSYRLILSFTGFFVAGFIGMCVTGKLWLFFLFLVSFNFAYSVIDIVVKAAFGKLLPVADQSKVFSVRYTLINIGYAVGPFIGAGLAHWNMKLPFVMSATLGLGFFLVYAMYGDRKLSSADPANAPISFIAVGRILLKDYRLVCFTVGGVLSAVVFGQFTAYLSQYLVTTTTPEFTYQVISSVVAVNAAVVICLQYLVGKRISHQYLNQWLTAGFSLFLMGVVGFALSTTVLHWSLAVAVFTLGEIIVFPAEYMFIDRIAPPHLRGMYYGAQNLSNLGGALGPVLCGFVLAAFIIAGGCFYLLGASYSRRHDQNSTAQ, from the coding sequence ATGCTCGCTGCGCTCAGACACTACCCGGCTTCAGTCAATCTCCTGCTTTCTTCGTCGCTGTTTCTGACGCTGGGCAGGGCAATTACCTTGCCGTATCTGGTGATTTACCTTTCTTCGAATTTCGTTTTGAGCATGAGCGACATCGGCCTGGTCGTCGGTGGCGCGCTGATCGTCGGCTCGTTGCTGAGCCTGTATGGCGGCTATCTCACCGACAAACTGTCCAGTTATCGGTTGATCCTCAGCTTCACCGGGTTCTTCGTCGCCGGTTTCATCGGCATGTGCGTGACCGGCAAGCTGTGGCTGTTCTTCCTGTTTCTGGTGTCCTTCAATTTCGCGTATTCGGTCATCGATATCGTGGTCAAGGCGGCGTTTGGCAAGCTATTGCCAGTGGCCGATCAAAGCAAAGTGTTCTCGGTGCGCTACACCCTGATCAATATCGGCTATGCCGTCGGGCCATTCATTGGCGCAGGATTGGCGCACTGGAACATGAAGCTGCCGTTCGTGATGTCGGCCACTCTGGGCCTGGGTTTTTTCCTGGTTTACGCGATGTACGGAGACCGCAAGCTGAGCTCGGCGGACCCTGCCAACGCACCGATTTCCTTCATCGCCGTCGGACGCATCCTGCTCAAGGATTACCGGCTGGTGTGCTTCACCGTCGGCGGCGTGCTCAGCGCGGTGGTGTTCGGGCAGTTCACGGCCTACCTGTCGCAATACCTGGTCACCACGACCACGCCGGAATTCACTTATCAGGTGATCAGCTCGGTGGTCGCGGTGAACGCGGCAGTGGTGATCTGCTTGCAGTACCTGGTCGGCAAACGCATCAGCCATCAGTACCTCAATCAGTGGCTGACTGCAGGTTTCAGCCTGTTCCTGATGGGCGTGGTCGGGTTTGCCTTGTCGACGACGGTGCTGCACTGGTCGCTGGCGGTGGCGGTGTTCACCCTCGGCGAGATCATCGTGTTCCCGGCCGAGTACATGTTTATCGACCGCATCGCACCCCCCCATTTGCGCGGCATGTATTACGGCGCGCAGAACCTCTCCAACCTCGGCGGCGCCCTGGGGCCGGTGTTGTGCGGCTTTGTGTTGGCGGCGTTCATCATTGCCGGCGGCTGTTTCTATCTACTGGGCGCCTCGTATTCCAGACGCCACGACCAAAACTCCACTGCGCAGTGA
- the zapE gene encoding cell division protein ZapE yields MTVLSPLEAWQQAVDGQGFQPDEAQRNAALHLQACWQALNDGKRGGAVKGVYLWGPVGRGKTWLMDRFYDSLQVPARRQHFHHFMRWVHQRLFQLTGVAQPLQVLARELAQDVRVLCFDELFVNDIGDAVILGGLLRAMFDEGVVLVCTSNQLPEQLYATGHNRERFVPAITAINHFMEVVSVDGGEDHRLHPGQAQQRYWVVAEQGPSALVEVFEALSSGESVSIQPVPLGRRHVPVVRSSRPVIWCRYADLCEQPLAAMDFIELCDRYKAVLLSEVPALSAPQREGRIARGTEDGVEQVTAGDRELPQLSPYDDGVRRFIALVDECYDRKVPLYVEAAMPMAELYTEGYLAFAFRRTLSRLQEMQLARFGVDGHSGSLDERSSS; encoded by the coding sequence ATGACCGTTTTGTCTCCACTTGAGGCCTGGCAGCAGGCCGTTGATGGCCAGGGTTTTCAGCCTGACGAAGCCCAGCGCAATGCCGCACTGCATTTGCAGGCGTGTTGGCAGGCGCTGAACGACGGCAAGCGCGGCGGCGCGGTCAAAGGCGTTTATCTGTGGGGCCCGGTGGGGCGCGGCAAGACCTGGCTCATGGACCGTTTTTACGACAGCCTGCAGGTCCCGGCCCGCCGCCAGCATTTTCATCATTTCATGCGCTGGGTGCATCAGCGCCTGTTCCAGCTCACCGGCGTGGCCCAGCCGCTGCAGGTGCTGGCCCGGGAACTGGCCCAAGACGTGCGCGTGCTGTGCTTCGACGAGTTGTTCGTCAACGACATCGGCGATGCGGTGATTCTCGGCGGCCTGTTGCGCGCGATGTTCGACGAGGGCGTGGTGCTGGTGTGCACCTCCAATCAATTGCCCGAGCAACTGTACGCCACCGGGCATAACCGCGAGCGCTTCGTGCCTGCGATTACGGCGATCAACCACTTTATGGAGGTTGTGTCGGTCGACGGCGGCGAGGACCACCGGCTGCACCCCGGTCAGGCGCAGCAGCGTTACTGGGTGGTGGCCGAGCAGGGGCCGAGCGCGTTGGTGGAGGTGTTCGAGGCGCTGAGCAGCGGCGAGTCGGTGTCGATTCAGCCTGTGCCGCTGGGCCGTCGCCATGTGCCGGTGGTGCGCAGCAGCCGACCGGTGATCTGGTGCCGCTATGCCGACTTGTGCGAGCAACCGCTGGCGGCGATGGATTTCATCGAGCTGTGCGATCGCTACAAAGCGGTCTTGTTGAGTGAGGTGCCAGCGCTGAGCGCACCCCAGCGCGAGGGACGCATTGCCCGTGGCACCGAGGATGGCGTTGAACAGGTCACGGCGGGGGACCGCGAGCTGCCGCAACTGTCGCCCTATGACGATGGCGTGCGGCGTTTCATTGCGCTGGTCGACGAGTGCTATGACCGCAAGGTACCGCTGTACGTCGAAGCCGCGATGCCGATGGCCGAGCTGTACACCGAAGGCTATCTGGCGTTTGCGTTTCGGCGCACGCTGAGCCGGTTGCAGGAAATGCAGCTGGCGCGGTTTGGTGTTGATGGTCATAGCGGTTCGCTGGACGAAAGGTCCTCTTCGTGA
- the rarD gene encoding EamA family transporter RarD yields MYKGVALSVMASCLFAVMYYYTSLLTPLSGEEIFGWRMLLTLPCVTLFMLSSGDWKLARALALRVRQAPALLAGMALSATLMGVQLWLFMWAPLHGRSLEVSLGYFLLPLTMILTGRVVYGEHLSHLQKIAACCALIGVGNELLRLGSFSWETLLVCLGYPLYFVLRRKLKTDNLGGLWWDMLLILPVAVLFICQGNPSVVEQFPRFYVLIPVLGAISASALVSYIRASRLLAFSVFGLLSYVEPVLLVGVALLLGESIGRDEWMTYLPIWLAVMVLVGEGAKHVLAQRRRHRA; encoded by the coding sequence GTGTACAAGGGCGTTGCGTTATCGGTCATGGCCTCCTGCCTGTTCGCGGTCATGTACTACTACACCTCACTCCTCACGCCATTGAGCGGTGAAGAAATCTTCGGTTGGCGCATGCTGCTGACCCTGCCATGCGTGACGCTGTTCATGCTCTCCAGCGGAGACTGGAAGCTGGCCCGCGCCCTTGCCCTCCGGGTGCGACAGGCGCCTGCCCTGCTGGCAGGCATGGCGCTGTCGGCGACGTTGATGGGCGTGCAGTTGTGGCTGTTCATGTGGGCGCCGCTGCATGGCCGCAGCCTGGAGGTGTCGCTGGGGTATTTTCTGCTGCCGCTGACCATGATCCTCACCGGGCGTGTGGTGTACGGCGAGCACCTGTCGCACCTGCAGAAGATCGCCGCCTGCTGCGCGCTGATCGGTGTGGGGAACGAGCTGCTGCGCCTGGGCAGTTTTTCCTGGGAAACCCTGCTCGTCTGCCTGGGTTATCCGCTGTACTTCGTGTTGCGGCGCAAGCTCAAGACCGACAACCTCGGCGGTCTGTGGTGGGACATGTTGCTGATCCTGCCCGTCGCGGTGCTGTTCATCTGCCAGGGCAACCCTTCGGTCGTGGAACAATTCCCACGCTTCTATGTGCTGATTCCGGTGCTGGGGGCGATCAGTGCGTCGGCCCTCGTCAGCTACATTCGCGCCAGCCGCCTGCTGGCGTTCAGCGTGTTTGGCTTGCTGAGCTACGTCGAGCCGGTGCTGCTGGTGGGCGTTGCGCTGCTGCTGGGCGAATCCATCGGCCGCGATGAATGGATGACCTACTTGCCGATCTGGCTGGCGGTCATGGTGCTGGTGGGAGAAGGCGCCAAGCATGTATTGGCCCAGCGACGACGCCACCGCGCTTGA
- a CDS encoding HD domain-containing protein — protein MTQSIAGIKIPDSALARATTEYIREQEDDLLFNHSRRVFLWGALTGERKGLAYDAEQLYVGAMFHDLGLVAQHRSADLRFEVDSANAARAFMQPFGLSEGDVEQVWLSIALHTTPGVPEHLRPNVALVTAGVEMDVLGINYGQFSDEQREVVTHAHPRGEDFKECILCAFADGFRHKPDTTFGTVNADVLVDEDPSFKPLNFVEIIRQSAWKA, from the coding sequence ATGACTCAATCGATTGCTGGTATCAAGATCCCCGACAGCGCGCTGGCCCGCGCCACCACCGAGTACATCCGCGAGCAGGAAGATGACCTGCTGTTCAATCACTCGCGCCGGGTGTTTTTGTGGGGCGCGCTGACCGGTGAGCGCAAGGGGCTGGCCTACGACGCCGAGCAGCTTTACGTCGGGGCGATGTTTCATGATTTGGGTCTGGTGGCGCAGCATCGCAGCGCGGACCTGCGTTTCGAGGTGGATTCGGCCAATGCGGCGCGGGCGTTCATGCAGCCGTTCGGGTTGTCGGAGGGGGATGTGGAGCAGGTCTGGTTGTCGATTGCGTTGCACACGACGCCGGGCGTGCCTGAGCATTTGCGGCCGAACGTGGCGCTGGTGACGGCGGGCGTGGAGATGGATGTGCTGGGCATCAATTACGGGCAGTTCAGTGATGAGCAGCGGGAGGTGGTGACCCATGCTCACCCGCGCGGTGAAGACTTCAAGGAATGCATTTTGTGTGCGTTTGCGGATGGGTTTCGGCATAAGCCCGACACCACCTTCGGCACCGTTAACGCGGATGTACTGGTGGACGAAGACCCGTCGTTCAAGCCGCTGAATTTTGTGGAGATTATTCGGCAGTCGGCCTGGAAGGCGTGA
- a CDS encoding MFS transporter — MTSISTAAPVVPGRLEQFSTRIAFFVTGFSMSAWAPLVPYAKSRLGLDDAGLGLLLLCLGIGSIVSMPLAGAMTVRYGCRRLIVITGAIACVCLPLLATLSSVPLMVATLFVYGASMGALGCVTNIQAIIVERASGKTMMSGFHGLFSCGGILGAAGVSALLSVGVWPWLAMAFVALFIALALYKAAPHLLPYGSEPGGPAFAIPRGVVLFIGLMCFTVFLTEGAMLDWSAVFLSAQRGVEPSYAGFGYAVFALFMAIGRLCGDPIVRRLGVHKIILFGGLCAAAGMTVATLIPVWQAALCGYALVGIGCSNIVPVFYSAVGRQKTMPENVAVPAITTLGYIGILMGPAGIGFVAHLSSLGAAFMIIALMLLGVAVSGRFLRV, encoded by the coding sequence ATGACTTCCATCAGCACCGCAGCGCCTGTGGTTCCGGGGCGGCTGGAGCAGTTTTCGACGCGTATCGCTTTTTTTGTCACCGGGTTCAGCATGTCGGCCTGGGCGCCGCTGGTGCCTTATGCGAAAAGCCGTCTCGGCCTGGACGACGCCGGCCTCGGGTTGTTGCTGTTGTGCCTGGGCATTGGCTCGATTGTGTCGATGCCACTGGCCGGGGCGATGACGGTGCGTTATGGCTGTCGGCGTCTGATCGTGATAACGGGCGCCATCGCCTGTGTGTGCCTGCCTTTATTGGCGACCCTCAGCTCGGTGCCGCTGATGGTCGCCACGCTGTTTGTCTACGGCGCGAGCATGGGTGCGCTGGGTTGCGTGACCAACATTCAGGCGATCATCGTCGAGCGGGCGAGCGGCAAGACCATGATGTCCGGGTTTCACGGGCTGTTCAGTTGCGGCGGGATTCTAGGGGCGGCGGGGGTGTCGGCGTTGCTGAGTGTCGGCGTCTGGCCATGGCTGGCGATGGCCTTCGTTGCGCTGTTCATTGCCTTGGCGCTTTATAAAGCCGCGCCCCATTTGTTGCCCTATGGCAGCGAGCCGGGCGGGCCGGCGTTTGCGATTCCCCGGGGCGTGGTGTTGTTCATCGGTTTGATGTGCTTCACGGTGTTCCTCACGGAAGGCGCGATGCTCGATTGGAGCGCGGTGTTCCTCAGCGCCCAGCGCGGGGTTGAACCGTCTTACGCGGGATTCGGTTATGCGGTGTTCGCGCTGTTCATGGCAATCGGGCGCCTGTGCGGCGATCCGATTGTCCGGCGCCTCGGTGTGCACAAGATCATTCTGTTTGGCGGGCTGTGCGCGGCGGCCGGGATGACCGTCGCGACGTTGATCCCGGTCTGGCAGGCGGCGTTGTGCGGGTACGCGCTGGTGGGCATCGGCTGTTCCAACATCGTGCCGGTGTTTTACAGCGCGGTCGGTCGGCAGAAGACCATGCCGGAAAACGTGGCAGTGCCGGCGATCACCACATTGGGTTACATCGGCATTTTGATGGGCCCGGCGGGGATCGGGTTCGTCGCCCACCTCAGCAGCCTCGGCGCGGCGTTCATGATCATCGCCTTGATGCTGCTGGGTGTGGCGGTCAGCGGACGGTTCCTGCGGGTGTGA
- a CDS encoding carboxymuconolactone decarboxylase family protein: MNNRINWAQKSPEAYKAMLGLETALSKSGLDHSLLELIRLRASQLNGCAYCVNMHANDARKAGETEARLQTLSVWEETEFFTEKEKVVLAWVESLTLLPVHRAPQHQYEALLKHYSEAEVVNITLAVATINAWNRFGVGFAMMPS, from the coding sequence ATGAACAACCGAATCAACTGGGCCCAGAAATCGCCGGAAGCCTATAAAGCCATGCTCGGCCTGGAGACGGCGCTGAGCAAATCCGGGCTGGATCATTCGCTGCTGGAGCTGATCCGTCTGCGTGCCTCCCAGCTCAACGGCTGTGCGTATTGCGTCAACATGCACGCCAATGACGCACGCAAGGCCGGCGAAACCGAGGCCCGTCTGCAGACCCTAAGCGTGTGGGAAGAAACCGAATTCTTCACCGAGAAGGAAAAAGTCGTACTCGCCTGGGTCGAAAGCCTGACCCTGCTGCCCGTGCACCGCGCGCCGCAGCATCAGTACGAAGCGTTGCTCAAGCACTACAGCGAAGCCGAGGTGGTCAACATCACCCTGGCCGTCGCCACCATCAACGCCTGGAACCGTTTCGGCGTCGGCTTTGCGATGATGCCGAGCTGA
- a CDS encoding multidrug/biocide efflux PACE transporter, with the protein MPLNPLMPHKTAKPVVSRKSLKERALHALLFELIGVLMFAPGLAWVLGQSIGKMGAMTVMISTVAMLWNMVFNAGFDRLRARLGLALNLKARALHAISFEVGLVFMVVPMVAWWLSISLLEAFVLDIGLLLLFLPYTMLFNLAYDRIRERLLDRPQPCAADR; encoded by the coding sequence ATGCCTCTGAACCCCCTCATGCCCCATAAGACCGCGAAGCCGGTCGTTTCACGAAAGTCACTCAAAGAGCGCGCCCTGCATGCGCTGCTGTTCGAGCTGATCGGCGTGCTGATGTTCGCGCCCGGGCTGGCCTGGGTGCTCGGCCAGTCCATCGGCAAGATGGGCGCGATGACGGTGATGATTTCCACGGTCGCCATGCTCTGGAACATGGTCTTCAACGCCGGGTTCGACCGTCTGCGCGCCCGGTTGGGTCTTGCCCTGAATCTCAAGGCGCGGGCACTGCATGCCATCAGCTTTGAAGTGGGGCTGGTGTTCATGGTGGTACCGATGGTGGCGTGGTGGCTGTCGATCAGCCTGCTGGAAGCCTTTGTGCTGGACATCGGCCTGTTGCTGCTGTTTCTGCCGTACACGATGCTGTTCAACCTGGCGTACGACCGGATTCGCGAGCGTCTGCTCGACCGCCCGCAACCGTGCGCCGCAGATCGATAG
- a CDS encoding LysR family transcriptional regulator — protein sequence MSYSPEALEAFAQTIALGSFSAAARRLGKSQSTISEAISRLEIDLGLELFDRSTRHPALTEAGRALEGRIEDVLAASDTLRRAAGRLAEGMEPRLTLVLSDANQFAEFQARMTELDQRFPELELECVFAEHGDAINLIQSGRASLGLLSAQASYPPEVGYATIVERADFGIFVSHNHPLAAEEAVDYHHLAQHRALRLNTIVDESVPTDDLPSGARRSWSAPNYLLLMDMAIFGFGWSALPRWLVSTCGQGRLKELKVPGWPRSSAVDVIWSRQKSLGPAGTWLLDTLLEGRGGY from the coding sequence GTGAGCTATTCCCCCGAAGCCCTTGAAGCCTTCGCGCAGACCATCGCGCTGGGCTCGTTCAGTGCCGCCGCCCGCCGCCTGGGCAAGAGCCAGTCGACCATCAGCGAGGCCATTTCGCGGCTGGAAATTGATCTGGGCCTGGAACTGTTTGATCGCTCGACCCGCCATCCGGCGCTGACCGAAGCGGGCAGGGCGCTGGAAGGGCGCATCGAGGATGTACTTGCGGCGTCCGATACGCTGCGTCGCGCGGCGGGGCGTCTGGCGGAAGGCATGGAGCCGCGCCTGACGCTGGTGCTGTCCGATGCCAACCAGTTCGCTGAATTTCAGGCGCGCATGACCGAACTCGATCAGCGCTTTCCGGAGCTGGAACTGGAGTGTGTGTTTGCCGAACACGGTGACGCGATTAACTTGATCCAGAGCGGTCGGGCGTCCCTGGGACTGCTGTCGGCCCAGGCCTCGTACCCGCCGGAAGTGGGCTACGCGACCATCGTCGAGCGCGCTGACTTCGGCATCTTCGTTTCCCACAACCACCCGCTGGCGGCTGAGGAGGCCGTTGATTACCACCATCTGGCGCAGCATCGGGCGTTGCGCCTGAACACCATCGTTGACGAGAGCGTGCCCACCGACGACCTGCCCAGCGGCGCGCGACGCAGCTGGTCAGCGCCCAATTACCTGCTGTTGATGGACATGGCGATCTTCGGATTCGGCTGGTCGGCGCTGCCGCGCTGGTTGGTCAGCACCTGCGGTCAGGGCCGGTTGAAGGAACTCAAGGTGCCGGGCTGGCCGCGCAGTTCAGCGGTCGACGTGATCTGGTCCCGGCAAAAAAGCCTGGGCCCGGCGGGGACCTGGTTGCTGGATACGCTGCTGGAGGGTCGGGGAGGCTATTGA
- a CDS encoding LysR family transcriptional regulator yields MNLKFLETFVWVARLKSFRLTAEKLFSTQASISSRIAALEDEMGVRLFVRDSRGVSLTQEGARVLEYAEHIMDTMQSMKAAIKDPSQVRGRIRIGAMDTVIHTWLSPLVTRLMKCYPNLEIELTAETASNLCSQLEKGYQDIIFQTDVLRFDSVRNAVLARYPLRWVVPTGSAFDRPDVTLEEIAEARIVTFSRNSRPHQDILNMLHTANIVTPRINCVNSASAITRLVRDGFGIGALPVTLVHGELAQGVLTLIENVPLPPLMDIVASWRTGAGMELVEDIVGLTREVVNAFAQEMPEGFVLEGGPE; encoded by the coding sequence GTGAATCTCAAGTTTCTGGAAACCTTCGTCTGGGTCGCACGACTGAAAAGCTTTCGCCTGACGGCGGAAAAACTGTTCAGCACCCAGGCCTCCATCTCCAGCCGCATTGCCGCGCTGGAGGACGAAATGGGCGTGCGCCTGTTCGTCCGGGATTCCAGAGGCGTGTCACTGACCCAAGAGGGCGCGCGCGTGCTGGAATACGCCGAGCACATCATGGACACGATGCAAAGCATGAAGGCGGCGATCAAGGACCCGAGCCAAGTGCGCGGCCGCATCCGCATCGGCGCCATGGATACGGTGATACACACCTGGCTCAGCCCCTTGGTAACACGCCTGATGAAGTGTTACCCGAACCTGGAAATCGAGCTCACCGCCGAGACCGCCAGCAACCTCTGCTCGCAACTGGAAAAGGGTTATCAGGACATCATTTTCCAGACCGACGTGCTGCGTTTCGACAGCGTGCGCAACGCGGTGCTGGCGCGCTACCCCCTGCGCTGGGTGGTGCCGACCGGCTCGGCGTTCGACCGTCCGGACGTGACCCTGGAGGAGATCGCCGAGGCGCGCATCGTCACGTTCTCGCGCAACTCGCGGCCGCACCAGGACATCCTCAACATGCTGCACACCGCCAACATCGTCACGCCACGGATCAACTGCGTGAACTCGGCCTCGGCCATTACCCGCCTGGTGCGCGATGGCTTCGGCATCGGCGCGCTGCCGGTGACACTGGTGCATGGCGAACTGGCCCAAGGCGTGCTGACGCTGATCGAGAACGTGCCGCTGCCGCCGCTGATGGACATCGTCGCCAGCTGGCGCACCGGCGCGGGCATGGAACTGGTGGAAGACATCGTCGGCCTGACTCGCGAGGTGGTGAACGCCTTCGCCCAGGAAATGCCGGAGGGGTTTGTTTTGGAGGGCGGACCGGAGTGA
- a CDS encoding DUF969 domain-containing protein — translation MQTAINLWPLLGVLVIVLGFVLRFNPMLVVALAALATGLAASMPLETILATIGTGFIKTRTLPLIILLPLAVIGLLERHGLRLHAQNWIARFTGATAGRLLIAYLFVRETTAALGLTSLGGHPQMVRPLLAPMAEGAAESRFGKLPEALRIKLLALCAATDNVGLFFGEDIFVAFGAIALMHTFLLGSGIDVDPMHIAFWGIPTAICAFVIHAIRLHRFDQRLNRELTVLPPASAVDRELTQ, via the coding sequence ATGCAAACCGCTATCAACCTCTGGCCGCTGCTTGGCGTGCTGGTCATCGTTCTGGGCTTCGTCCTGCGTTTCAACCCGATGCTGGTCGTGGCGCTAGCCGCCCTGGCCACCGGCCTTGCTGCCAGCATGCCGCTGGAAACCATCCTGGCGACCATCGGTACCGGCTTTATCAAAACCCGCACGCTGCCGCTGATCATCCTTCTGCCGCTGGCGGTGATCGGTTTGCTGGAACGCCACGGCCTGCGTCTGCACGCGCAGAACTGGATCGCCCGGTTCACCGGCGCCACGGCCGGACGCCTCCTGATCGCGTACCTCTTCGTGCGGGAAACCACTGCAGCGCTGGGGCTGACCAGCCTCGGCGGCCACCCGCAAATGGTGCGGCCGTTGCTAGCGCCCATGGCCGAGGGCGCTGCCGAATCCCGTTTCGGTAAGTTGCCCGAGGCGTTGCGCATCAAGCTGCTGGCGTTGTGCGCGGCGACCGACAACGTTGGCCTGTTTTTCGGCGAAGACATCTTCGTCGCGTTCGGTGCGATTGCGCTGATGCACACCTTCCTGCTCGGCTCCGGTATTGATGTCGACCCGATGCACATCGCCTTCTGGGGGATTCCGACAGCGATCTGCGCGTTCGTCATCCACGCCATCCGCCTGCACCGTTTCGATCAGCGCCTGAACCGTGAATTGACGGTGCTGCCGCCGGCCTCCGCAGTGGATAGGGAGCTAACGCAATGA
- a CDS encoding DUF979 domain-containing protein: MIISIQYLYWLAGVILAITAFMTATDRTNPKRWTTGLFWGLFAIAFLVGEKLPPVWVGIGVIVMAVIAGFGGVGFGQHENLNDRARRESAGRLKNKLFIPALAIPLVTVIGAVLLKNIKFGEVFLLDPANSTFVSLGIGSLVALALACWLTRDTPVQAMRESRRLTEALGWALVLPQMLAMLGLVFNDAGVGKAVAHLATAYINLDFRLVAVMVYVLGMALFTIVMGNGFAAFPVMTGGIGVPVLVGMYGANPAVMAAIGMFSGYCGTLMTPMAANYNLIPAALLELPDKYAVIKAQIPTALAMLVANILLLYFLM, encoded by the coding sequence ATGATCATTTCCATTCAATACCTGTACTGGCTGGCGGGCGTGATTCTGGCGATCACGGCGTTCATGACCGCGACCGACCGGACCAACCCCAAGCGCTGGACCACCGGGCTGTTCTGGGGCCTGTTCGCCATCGCGTTTCTGGTTGGCGAGAAGCTGCCACCGGTGTGGGTGGGCATCGGCGTGATCGTCATGGCGGTCATCGCCGGGTTCGGCGGCGTGGGTTTCGGTCAGCATGAGAACCTCAACGACCGGGCGCGGCGGGAGAGTGCAGGGCGCTTGAAGAACAAGCTGTTCATTCCGGCGCTGGCGATTCCTCTGGTCACGGTGATTGGCGCGGTGCTGCTGAAGAACATCAAGTTCGGCGAAGTTTTTCTGCTGGACCCGGCCAACAGTACCTTCGTGTCGCTGGGGATTGGCAGCTTGGTGGCGCTGGCCCTGGCCTGCTGGCTGACCCGCGACACGCCGGTGCAGGCCATGCGCGAATCGCGGCGCTTGACCGAAGCGCTGGGTTGGGCGCTGGTGCTGCCGCAGATGCTGGCGATGCTCGGCCTGGTGTTCAACGACGCGGGCGTTGGCAAGGCCGTGGCGCACCTGGCGACGGCGTACATCAACCTGGATTTCCGCCTGGTCGCGGTGATGGTGTATGTCCTCGGCATGGCGCTGTTCACCATCGTCATGGGCAACGGCTTTGCCGCGTTTCCGGTGATGACCGGCGGGATCGGCGTGCCGGTGCTGGTGGGCATGTACGGCGCCAATCCGGCGGTGATGGCTGCCATCGGCATGTTCTCGGGCTACTGCGGCACGCTGATGACCCCGATGGCGGCCAACTACAATCTGATTCCCGCAGCGTTGCTGGAACTGCCCGACAAATACGCCGTGATCAAAGCGCAAATCCCCACCGCGCTGGCGATGCTGGTGGCGAATATTCTGCTGCTGTATTTCCTGATGTAG
- the rbsK gene encoding ribokinase: protein MNKIAVIGSNMVDLITYIDRMPAQGETLEAPNFAMGCGGKGANQAVAAAKLGADVLMLSKVGDDMFADNTLGNFKRYGIDTQFVQRVPGVSSGVAPIFVQSDSHNSILIVKGANAHLKPADIDAAQAALRDCTLIVLQLEIELETVYYAIEFAKANGIPVLLNPAPAVKGLSREHLSQLDFFIPNETELALVTGLVINSVDSARAAALQLVQDGIRHVIVTLGEKGALYVGEEGEFRVEGIKVDARDTTGAGDAFIGCFARHWSEDGDMRNAMTRAVAYSACSVTGLGTQSSYPDAAAFSHFLDTL from the coding sequence ATGAACAAGATCGCGGTCATCGGCAGCAACATGGTGGATTTGATCACCTACATCGACCGGATGCCGGCGCAGGGCGAGACCCTCGAAGCACCGAATTTCGCCATGGGCTGCGGCGGCAAGGGCGCCAATCAGGCCGTTGCCGCGGCCAAACTGGGCGCTGACGTGTTGATGCTGAGCAAGGTCGGCGACGACATGTTCGCCGACAACACGCTGGGCAACTTCAAGCGTTACGGTATCGACACCCAGTTCGTGCAGCGCGTCCCAGGTGTTTCCAGTGGCGTGGCGCCGATCTTCGTGCAGAGCGATTCCCACAACAGCATCCTCATCGTCAAAGGCGCCAACGCGCACCTGAAACCTGCTGACATCGACGCTGCCCAGGCCGCGTTGCGCGACTGCACGCTCATCGTGCTGCAACTGGAAATCGAGCTGGAAACCGTCTACTACGCCATCGAATTCGCCAAGGCCAACGGCATTCCGGTGCTGCTCAATCCCGCCCCAGCGGTGAAGGGCTTGAGCCGCGAGCACTTGTCGCAGCTGGACTTCTTCATCCCGAACGAAACCGAACTGGCGCTGGTCACCGGGCTGGTTATCAACTCGGTGGATTCGGCCCGCGCGGCCGCCCTGCAACTGGTGCAGGACGGGATTCGCCACGTCATTGTCACCCTGGGTGAAAAGGGCGCGCTGTACGTCGGCGAAGAGGGTGAGTTTCGCGTTGAAGGCATCAAGGTCGATGCCCGCGACACCACCGGCGCCGGCGACGCCTTTATCGGTTGCTTCGCTCGCCACTGGAGCGAAGACGGCGACATGCGCAACGCCATGACCCGCGCCGTGGCCTATTCGGCTTGCTCGGTCACCGGCCTTGGCACCCAGAGTTCCTACCCGGACGCTGCCGCGTTCAGCCACTTTCTCGACACCCTTTGA